The segment TAGTACTTACCGCAGAGCATTGAAATTCGTTTGTAACAGTAAGTGTAACAGTTTTATTTCCTGAAGAACTATATAGGATATTAGTTGGATTTTGTGATGTAGATGTTGCCGGTGTCGCTCCAACTCCAAAATCCCAATTATATGAAACACCAATGCCTGTAGAACTGTTATTCGTAAAATTAATGGCAGTATTTTCACATACCGGTGCATTAGAGCTAAAACTTGAAGTCGGTGTCTGATATATATTAATAGTATTAGTTGAAGTAACAGCACAGCCTGTTGTACTATTTGTTACAGTTAGTGTTACTGTTTTAATTCCGGAAGTTGAATAAATTACTCCTGTGGGATTTTGTGAAGTTGATATTGCGGGGGTAGCTCCTGAACCAAAATCCCATGAATAATTTACACCTGTGGAAGTACCAGTATTTATAAAGTCAACTGCAATACCAGTACATTTGGGTGCTGTTGATGCAAAACTGGCAGTAGGAGTTGAAGAAACTGTAATCGTTTGTGATGAAGTTTGAATACATGTGCCATTATTAATAGTTAGTGTAATATTTTTTGTTCCTGCAGATGAATATGTAATTCCTTGAGGATTTTGTATTGTTGATGAGCTTGGGTTCGCACCTACACCAAAATCCCACAAATAAGTTAATGAGGCAGAACCTGTGTATGTAAAATTAAATTGTTGACCTATACACTGCGGACTATTCGATGTAAATGTAACAGTTGGTTGAGCAACAACATCAACATCTCTTTGTTGAACATCTGTACAACCACCACCATTAGTTGTATAAGTAAGTGTAATTGTTTTAGTTCCAGTTGTAGAATAGGTTACATTTGGAGGATTTTGACCGTTAAACGTAGCAGGAGTAGCTCCGGGACCAAAATTCCAGTTCCATGTTTTAGGGTTTGAACCCCCAGTTGAAAGATCATAAAATACAAAAGGACTTCCAACACAAGCGGTTCTTGGGTTTCTTCCAAAGTCTGCCGTACATTGTGCATTTGATTTTCCAATCCATAGAAAACCGATTACAATTAATAGAGTAAAAATTTTCTTGTTCATAGCTGTAAAATTTTAATGAATACTTTTCTTAATTGTAAGTCAGAGAAATTTTAAAAAGGTTGCTTGCACCCCATTAACATCTGATACATATCGCTATACACACGCACCTTGAAAAAAATAAAAAAATAATTAGTTTTTTAATAATGAATAAATGAAAAATAAAAGGTTATATAGCATATAATTATATGTTATTTAACACGTCGTTTATAGGTCGTATAATTAACAGAAAAACAGAACTCTAATCGAAAGATGTTTGCCGATATTTGACTATATATTTTATTGTTTTTTTATTGTAAATGCAACCAAACAATTATATATATAGTCTTGTGTGCCATTCGAATGTTAAGAAATTGTTAAGTCTTGGATGCTTATGTTATCAAATTATTAAATCGATATATTTTGCTTATTGTAAACAATTACTTTATAGAATATTTACAAAATAAATCATGAGCTTTTATATAATAGTTGTTTTTTATTATTGAATATATAATTTTCTGAGAAGTACAATTATTAATAATAGTTGAATAGTCTGCAAAAAGCAATTTTGACCTAAAAATGGAAACATTCAAAAACTGGCAGTACAACCCTTTTGTTTAGCAGGTATTACTTTTATTTATTCATAAACCTGCATATATAAATGTTGAATCTCTTTATAATAGTGTATTTACAACTGCTTAATAACCCATATTTTCTGTATGTGTTACTCCATGACATTTAATTAAGCAATACCCTGTATTATTACCTGTATCAACAAATTTTAAATTACCTGCTGCATCAGTACTTACAAACTTTGTATCAAAATTAATAAGGTTAGAATTATTAACATTATTGCCTTGACTATTGCTTATTCCATGAGGATCGTGACAAACATTACAAGAAGTGTTTTCTCCTCTTATGTGTTTATTATGTTCTTTAAAAGAATCGTTATTTAATATACTATTTCTATTATGGCATGAATAGCATAATTCATAATTAGAATATGATTCCATCGGACTTCCATTAGTTTCGTATTTAAATTTTAAAATTTGAGG is part of the Bacteroidia bacterium genome and harbors:
- a CDS encoding PKD domain-containing protein, giving the protein MNKKIFTLLIVIGFLWIGKSNAQCTADFGRNPRTACVGSPFVFYDLSTGGSNPKTWNWNFGPGATPATFNGQNPPNVTYSTTGTKTITLTYTTNGGGCTDVQQRDVDVVAQPTVTFTSNSPQCIGQQFNFTYTGSASLTYLWDFGVGANPSSSTIQNPQGITYSSAGTKNITLTINNGTCIQTSSQTITVSSTPTASFASTAPKCTGIAVDFINTGTSTGVNYSWDFGSGATPAISTSQNPTGVIYSTSGIKTVTLTVTNSTTGCAVTSTNTINIYQTPTSSFSSNAPVCENTAINFTNNSSTGIGVSYNWDFGVGATPATSTSQNPTNILYSSSGNKTVTLTVTNEFQCSAVST